In Novipirellula galeiformis, one DNA window encodes the following:
- a CDS encoding amidohydrolase family protein yields the protein MIVIPNDVIVAENMEMTAAQSPVTPKNLPYTRPAPLVVAFANSNPQPPIAKTSLAVLLLLVTLWPWATACVQATEPIENPPLATPLDGRQGRELLLRNFRPQSKLRVASHLLTHAAFPVVDVHTHFYYRMRGNQQAIADFVDLMDRNQIAICASLDGKLGDQLDAHLKELWTQHRDRFLIYANIDWQGDGEADDPATWDCHRRGFAQRTSELLREAVGKGVSGLKIFKRFGLTYQNPDGSLIAIDDPRWDPIWRTCGELGIPIIIHTADPAAFFDPIDETNERWEELSRHPDWSFHGDEFPSRDALLEARNRVIARHPKTQFIGAHMANNSEDLRQVGQWLDQYPNLWVEPASRINELGRQPYTSRDFIIRYADRMLFGTDGPWPELRIQFYWRFFETRDENFPYSEKVPPPQGLWTIDGIDLPDDVLQKLYYQNAAKLIPGVAERLETFRRDHPSSQYNQDRRPTKNLHE from the coding sequence ATGATTGTGATTCCAAATGACGTTATTGTAGCGGAGAATATGGAAATGACTGCGGCCCAATCCCCCGTGACCCCAAAGAACTTGCCCTACACACGTCCGGCGCCTCTGGTGGTCGCTTTTGCGAACTCAAATCCGCAGCCTCCGATCGCCAAAACCTCTCTGGCGGTGCTTTTGCTTCTCGTGACGCTATGGCCCTGGGCGACCGCCTGCGTCCAAGCGACCGAGCCGATTGAGAATCCCCCGCTTGCGACTCCTTTGGATGGTCGTCAGGGGCGAGAGCTTTTATTGAGAAACTTTCGGCCTCAAAGCAAGCTGCGCGTGGCCTCCCATTTACTCACTCACGCCGCATTTCCCGTCGTCGATGTGCACACCCACTTCTACTACCGAATGCGCGGCAATCAGCAAGCGATTGCTGATTTTGTTGACTTGATGGATCGCAACCAGATCGCCATCTGCGCTTCGCTCGACGGAAAGTTGGGCGACCAACTTGACGCTCATCTCAAAGAGTTGTGGACTCAGCATCGTGACCGTTTTTTGATTTACGCCAACATCGATTGGCAAGGCGACGGTGAGGCCGACGACCCCGCCACATGGGATTGTCACCGCCGCGGATTTGCTCAGCGCACCAGCGAGCTGCTGCGTGAGGCGGTCGGCAAAGGGGTTAGTGGTTTGAAAATCTTCAAACGCTTCGGCCTTACCTACCAAAACCCCGACGGTTCGCTGATCGCGATTGATGATCCACGCTGGGATCCCATTTGGCGCACCTGTGGTGAACTCGGAATCCCGATTATCATCCATACCGCCGACCCTGCGGCATTCTTTGATCCGATCGATGAAACCAACGAGCGTTGGGAAGAACTAAGTCGCCATCCCGATTGGAGCTTTCATGGGGATGAGTTCCCTTCGCGTGATGCGTTACTCGAAGCACGCAACCGCGTGATTGCTCGTCACCCGAAAACGCAGTTCATCGGCGCCCACATGGCCAACAATTCCGAAGACTTGCGTCAGGTCGGTCAATGGTTAGATCAATATCCCAATCTATGGGTCGAGCCAGCGTCGCGGATCAACGAATTAGGGCGTCAACCTTACACGTCGCGTGACTTTATCATTCGGTACGCGGACCGAATGCTGTTTGGCACCGATGGCCCATGGCCTGAGTTACGCATCCAATTTTATTGGCGATTCTTTGAAACTCGCGACGAGAATTTTCCTTACAGCGAAAAAGTGCCACCGCCACAAGGCTTGTGGACGATCGACGGGATCGATCTCCCAGACGATGTACTCCAAAAGCTTTATTACCAAAACGCGGCCAAATTGATTCCCGGTGTCGCCGAACGACTCGAGACGTTTCGCCGCGATCATCCCTCATCGCAGTACAACCAAGACCGCAGACCAACCAAGAACCTTCATGAATAA
- a CDS encoding protein kinase domain-containing protein: MDRTQYQTAGGQSASKKLSLEATTPPAEVPGYRLQKFLGAGAFGQVWVGLDLNTGRSVAVKFYLHRSGVNWSLLSREVKNLVQLSADRHVVQVLEVGWDAVPPYYVMELVSGGSLEDFLEHNRPMPVIEAVDMFRKIVIGLNHCHGKGVLHCDLKPANILLSEDNEPRLADFGQSRMSHDQTPALGTLFYMAPEQADLNSTPDASWDVYAVGAILYRLLTGAPPYRDDSIVEQIDTAGSLPKRLEHYRQAIQNSPPPEGHLRGHGVDRMLGRIVNRCLAADPADRYGNAQQILQDLDRRDRIRARRPLMLLGIVGPLLLLLATCIFAARSIEHASQSTISALRSEAFGSNQLAAKFAARTLESEIERYFDAARVETRGQELRELLEQSFNDPEMKPLREIIGSSATSDAEKVAARESMLDAEPRLRIDAWLSKRLQRYQDPSGTSRRPRFATMFVTDAMGTIIGIVYEDHVERAQNSAGRNFAFRTYFHGGRKEIDRTTPREAITPLQRTHLSAAFQSTATGLWKVAVSTPIYFTDDHTRADAVFVATINLGDFQLLQSEQGANQIAVLVDARDGPMRGTVLQHPLMDARRDAGETLAGEKFQVDAALFERILEGGDVDYRDPVSQCTDGKPYWGDWIVAMQSVELPTADRTEVPGKQDEPKETADLLVLVQYRLSKVLAPVGQMRSVLLTEGATAIASILIVTLLLWILVQRSGETKTISHRAQQKDTSDHDGMTETIAV; encoded by the coding sequence ATGGATCGAACGCAGTACCAAACGGCAGGCGGCCAATCGGCTAGCAAAAAACTATCATTGGAGGCAACGACGCCCCCCGCGGAAGTGCCCGGTTATCGGCTGCAAAAATTTCTCGGAGCCGGGGCTTTCGGCCAAGTTTGGGTCGGACTCGATTTGAATACCGGACGCTCAGTCGCGGTCAAATTTTACCTTCACCGCAGCGGGGTCAATTGGTCGTTGCTGAGCCGCGAAGTCAAAAACTTGGTCCAATTGTCAGCCGATCGCCACGTCGTGCAAGTTCTCGAGGTCGGCTGGGATGCCGTTCCACCGTACTATGTGATGGAATTGGTCAGCGGAGGATCGCTCGAAGACTTCCTTGAACATAACCGCCCGATGCCTGTAATCGAAGCGGTGGACATGTTCCGAAAGATCGTGATTGGACTGAATCATTGCCATGGCAAGGGTGTACTTCACTGCGATTTGAAGCCCGCGAACATTTTACTCAGTGAAGACAACGAGCCTCGCCTGGCGGACTTTGGGCAAAGTCGAATGTCTCACGACCAAACCCCCGCGCTCGGGACGCTGTTCTACATGGCTCCCGAGCAAGCCGATTTAAACTCCACGCCCGATGCGAGTTGGGATGTGTATGCGGTCGGCGCCATCTTGTATCGGTTGCTGACGGGAGCCCCGCCGTATCGCGACGACTCCATTGTCGAACAAATTGACACTGCCGGTTCGCTGCCAAAACGACTCGAGCACTATCGCCAAGCGATTCAAAACAGCCCACCGCCGGAAGGTCATCTGCGGGGGCATGGAGTCGACCGCATGCTGGGGCGGATCGTAAATCGATGCTTGGCAGCCGACCCGGCGGATCGATACGGAAACGCGCAACAGATTTTACAGGACCTGGACCGCCGCGATCGAATCCGGGCACGCCGCCCCCTGATGTTGTTGGGGATCGTGGGTCCGTTGTTACTGCTGCTGGCCACCTGCATCTTTGCCGCTCGGAGTATCGAGCATGCGAGCCAGAGTACGATCAGTGCCCTCCGCAGCGAAGCCTTTGGAAGTAACCAATTGGCGGCAAAGTTTGCCGCCCGCACGCTAGAAAGTGAGATTGAACGCTATTTTGATGCCGCTCGCGTGGAAACACGTGGCCAAGAATTGCGGGAACTTCTCGAGCAATCGTTCAACGATCCTGAAATGAAACCGTTGCGAGAGATCATCGGCTCGTCGGCGACAAGCGACGCAGAGAAGGTTGCGGCGCGTGAGTCGATGCTCGATGCCGAACCACGGCTAAGGATCGACGCTTGGTTGAGCAAACGATTACAACGTTATCAGGACCCGTCTGGGACATCGCGGCGACCTCGTTTTGCAACCATGTTCGTCACCGATGCAATGGGAACCATCATCGGAATCGTGTACGAGGATCACGTCGAGCGCGCTCAAAATAGTGCGGGACGCAACTTTGCCTTCCGTACCTATTTCCACGGGGGACGTAAAGAAATCGACCGCACGACACCGCGTGAAGCGATCACTCCGCTGCAACGTACTCATCTTTCCGCCGCGTTTCAAAGTACCGCAACGGGGCTTTGGAAAGTGGCCGTCAGCACGCCGATTTATTTCACGGACGATCACACTCGGGCTGACGCGGTATTCGTCGCCACGATCAATCTTGGTGACTTCCAATTGCTGCAAAGTGAACAGGGGGCGAACCAAATCGCCGTGTTAGTCGATGCACGCGACGGACCGATGCGAGGCACCGTGCTGCAACACCCCTTGATGGATGCCAGACGCGACGCAGGAGAGACATTAGCGGGCGAGAAATTCCAAGTCGACGCGGCGCTGTTTGAACGCATTTTAGAGGGGGGAGACGTCGATTATCGCGACCCCGTTTCTCAATGCACCGATGGGAAACCCTACTGGGGCGACTGGATCGTCGCGATGCAAAGCGTCGAGTTGCCAACGGCCGATCGAACGGAAGTCCCAGGCAAGCAAGACGAGCCGAAGGAAACCGCCGATCTATTGGTCCTTGTGCAATACCGACTCTCTAAGGTGTTGGCGCCCGTAGGCCAGATGCGGTCGGTGCTCTTGACCGAAGGGGCTACCGCCATCGCATCGATCTTGATCGTGACGCTGCTTTTGTGGATTTTGGTTCAACGTAGCGGTGAGACCAAAACAATCTCCCATCGCGCGCAGCAGAAAGACACCAGCGACCATGACGGCATGACCGAAACGATCGCGGTTTGA
- a CDS encoding SMC-Scp complex subunit ScpB, producing MDEPKKDMEDDIEEELMDDSEELSLDDLGAAYARAAAIHDPEAFANNDESENGSDDDANADLDDAFLDDAPAEEDELVTPEAIIEGALFIGHPENKLMTEQRLAALMREVTPEEVVELIEKLNQSYREAGQALRIIRDDQGYRMTISPEVEQVRRSFLGKVREVKLAQAAIEVLALVVYQPGISAQKVQDQRGRECGPLLNQLVRRQLLSIERKIPEEGGRALPHYYPTERFLTLFELESLDDLPQVEEGLRGVT from the coding sequence ATGGATGAGCCAAAGAAGGACATGGAAGACGACATCGAAGAGGAGCTGATGGATGACTCGGAAGAGCTTTCCTTAGACGATCTCGGGGCGGCTTACGCACGTGCCGCAGCCATCCATGATCCGGAAGCGTTCGCCAACAACGACGAGAGCGAGAACGGTTCGGACGACGATGCAAATGCAGACTTGGACGATGCCTTTTTAGATGATGCGCCGGCCGAAGAGGATGAACTGGTGACGCCTGAGGCGATCATCGAAGGGGCATTGTTTATCGGGCATCCTGAAAACAAGCTGATGACCGAGCAACGCCTGGCGGCTTTGATGCGTGAAGTCACCCCCGAAGAAGTGGTCGAATTGATCGAAAAACTCAACCAATCGTATCGCGAGGCCGGCCAAGCACTGCGGATCATTCGTGACGACCAAGGCTATCGAATGACGATCTCGCCTGAGGTAGAGCAGGTTCGCCGTTCGTTTTTGGGGAAAGTTCGAGAGGTCAAACTGGCTCAAGCCGCCATTGAGGTGTTGGCGTTGGTCGTTTACCAACCGGGCATTTCGGCCCAAAAAGTTCAAGACCAACGTGGCCGCGAGTGCGGCCCGCTACTGAACCAACTCGTGCGTCGTCAATTGCTTAGCATCGAACGCAAAATCCCCGAGGAAGGAGGGCGGGCGCTGCCGCACTACTATCCCACCGAGCGTTTCTTGACGCTGTTCGAACTCGAGTCGCTCGATGACCTCCCCCAAGTCGAAGAAGGGCTGCGCGGGGTGACCTAA
- a CDS encoding sugar phosphate isomerase/epimerase family protein, with protein sequence MIVAASTECWPDMEMREAIEVLQDLEFTAVEIALHESGRIKPSDLISDVDRAAQILRSSHRMDISGYSVQLGSTGEQHYTDFKEICRIAKATKVVNLTVPSAEVGTPFNEEVEHLQKLVKVAETEGARVAVRCQLGCLSEDPDTLMVLCNNVDGLGVTFDPSVYIAGKANVKNLDKILKFVCNVHLRDTRPDAFQVSVGQGEVDYGKLVTQLERERYDRALTVHMAPMEGFDHRVELRKLRRLLETLV encoded by the coding sequence ATGATTGTTGCAGCTTCGACTGAATGTTGGCCGGATATGGAAATGCGCGAAGCGATCGAAGTGCTTCAGGATTTGGAATTCACCGCGGTGGAGATCGCGCTGCATGAATCAGGTCGCATCAAGCCCAGCGATTTGATCAGCGACGTGGATCGAGCGGCTCAGATTCTGAGAAGCTCCCATCGGATGGATATCTCGGGATACAGCGTTCAATTGGGATCGACGGGCGAACAACACTACACCGACTTCAAAGAAATTTGCCGGATCGCCAAAGCGACCAAGGTGGTCAACCTAACCGTCCCGTCGGCCGAGGTTGGTACGCCGTTCAATGAAGAGGTCGAGCACCTGCAAAAACTTGTTAAGGTGGCCGAAACCGAGGGAGCCCGTGTGGCGGTTCGCTGCCAACTTGGCTGTTTGAGCGAAGACCCCGATACCTTGATGGTGCTGTGCAACAATGTCGACGGGCTTGGCGTGACGTTTGACCCCAGCGTTTACATTGCGGGCAAAGCAAACGTCAAGAACTTGGACAAAATCCTCAAGTTCGTTTGTAATGTTCACCTGCGTGACACCCGTCCTGATGCATTCCAGGTCAGCGTCGGCCAAGGCGAAGTCGATTATGGGAAACTGGTCACGCAACTCGAGCGTGAACGCTACGACCGCGCCTTAACCGTTCACATGGCGCCCATGGAAGGATTCGACCATCGCGTCGAACTGCGAAAACTACGTCGCTTGCTCGAAACCTTGGTTTAA